One window from the genome of Haloprofundus halobius encodes:
- the purL gene encoding phosphoribosylformylglycinamidine synthase subunit PurL: MSLSDADHELVVAELGREPTRAEAALFENLWSEHCAYRSSRPLLSAFDSESPDVRIGPGDDAAVVAVSDDIYVTLGIESHNHPSYVDPYDGAATGVGGIVRDTLSMGAYPIALADSLYFGEFSDEHSRYLFEGVVEGIADYGNAIGVPTVTGSVDFHPDYEGNPLVNVACVGLLPADRLVTAEAQQAGNKLVLVGNGTGRDGLGGASFASEDLAEDAETEDRPAVQVGDPYTEKLLIEANEDLVDAGLVQSARDLGAAGLGGASSELVAKGGFGARIDLDAVHQREPKMNAMEILLAESQERMCYEVRPEDVEAVERIAETYDLGCSVIGEVAEGNYVCTFDGEVAVDVPAEYLADGAPMNDLDSVDPEQPERDLPRVVDLSTTFEAVVGCPTTASKRWVYRQYDHEVGLRTAVKPGDDAAVMAIREAEKGLAFSSGANPKWTSAAPYDGARAVALENATNLAAKGATPLAAVDCLNGGNPEKPEVYGGFEAIVDGLADMCRELSTPVVGGNVSLYNDSVTGPIPPTPTLAVVGTKDGYDAPPAAFSGEGTILLVGTGGGALGGSEFLAHAGGSDQFPELPKNPGEVVTQLASVADDETTLAVHDVSHGGLAVSLAEMVTESAGVDVAVDDAIKLFDETPGRAVVETTDPEAVRETFDGAAPVFELGAATTDGTLSLSVGDEELVYDAEEIRELRDVLARELD, from the coding sequence ATGAGTCTCTCCGACGCCGACCACGAACTCGTCGTCGCCGAACTCGGCCGCGAACCCACGAGGGCCGAGGCGGCGCTGTTCGAGAACCTCTGGAGCGAACACTGTGCGTACCGTTCCTCTCGACCGTTGCTTTCGGCGTTCGATAGTGAAAGCCCGGATGTGAGAATCGGCCCCGGTGACGACGCCGCCGTCGTCGCCGTCTCCGACGACATCTACGTCACCCTCGGCATCGAGAGTCACAACCACCCCTCCTACGTCGACCCCTACGACGGCGCGGCGACGGGCGTCGGCGGCATCGTCCGCGACACGCTCTCGATGGGCGCGTACCCCATCGCGCTCGCCGACTCGCTGTACTTCGGCGAGTTTTCCGACGAACACTCCCGCTACCTGTTCGAGGGCGTCGTCGAGGGCATCGCCGACTACGGCAACGCCATCGGCGTTCCCACTGTCACGGGCAGCGTCGACTTCCATCCCGACTACGAGGGGAACCCGCTCGTCAACGTCGCCTGTGTCGGCCTCCTCCCCGCCGACCGTCTCGTCACCGCCGAAGCCCAGCAGGCGGGGAACAAACTGGTCCTCGTCGGCAACGGTACCGGCCGCGACGGTCTCGGCGGCGCGTCGTTCGCCAGCGAGGACCTCGCCGAAGACGCCGAGACCGAGGACCGACCCGCCGTGCAGGTCGGCGACCCCTACACGGAGAAACTGCTCATCGAAGCCAACGAGGACCTGGTCGACGCCGGCCTCGTCCAGTCGGCGCGCGACCTCGGCGCGGCGGGCCTCGGCGGCGCGTCCTCCGAACTCGTCGCCAAGGGCGGGTTCGGCGCGCGCATCGACCTCGACGCGGTCCACCAGCGCGAACCGAAGATGAACGCGATGGAGATTCTCCTCGCCGAGTCTCAAGAACGGATGTGCTACGAGGTGCGCCCCGAGGACGTCGAGGCGGTCGAGAGAATCGCCGAGACGTACGACCTCGGCTGTTCTGTCATCGGCGAGGTCGCCGAAGGCAACTACGTCTGCACGTTCGATGGGGAAGTCGCCGTCGACGTTCCCGCCGAGTATCTCGCCGACGGTGCGCCGATGAACGACCTCGACTCGGTCGACCCCGAACAGCCCGAGCGCGACCTGCCGCGAGTCGTCGACCTCTCTACCACCTTCGAGGCGGTCGTCGGCTGTCCGACGACGGCGAGCAAACGCTGGGTGTACCGCCAGTACGACCACGAGGTCGGGCTTCGAACGGCAGTCAAACCCGGCGACGACGCGGCGGTGATGGCCATCAGAGAGGCCGAGAAAGGCTTGGCGTTCTCCTCGGGCGCGAACCCCAAGTGGACGAGCGCCGCCCCCTACGACGGCGCGCGGGCCGTCGCGCTCGAAAATGCGACGAACCTCGCCGCGAAAGGAGCGACACCGCTCGCAGCGGTCGACTGTCTCAACGGCGGCAACCCCGAGAAACCCGAGGTGTACGGCGGCTTCGAGGCCATCGTCGACGGCCTCGCCGACATGTGCCGCGAGCTCTCGACGCCCGTCGTCGGCGGCAACGTCTCGTTGTACAACGACTCGGTGACGGGACCGATTCCGCCGACGCCGACGCTCGCCGTCGTCGGCACGAAGGACGGTTACGACGCCCCGCCCGCGGCGTTTTCGGGCGAGGGAACGATACTGCTGGTCGGGACGGGAGGCGGCGCGCTCGGCGGGTCGGAGTTCCTCGCGCACGCCGGCGGCTCCGACCAGTTCCCCGAACTGCCGAAGAACCCCGGCGAGGTAGTCACACAGCTCGCGAGCGTCGCCGACGACGAGACGACGCTCGCCGTCCACGACGTGAGTCACGGCGGCCTCGCCGTCTCGCTGGCGGAGATGGTCACCGAGAGCGCCGGTGTCGACGTCGCCGTCGACGACGCGATCAAGCTGTTCGACGAGACGCCCGGCCGCGCCGTCGTCGAGACGACCGACCCCGAGGCGGTCCGCGAGACGTTCGACGGCGCTGCGCCCGTCTTCGAACTCGGCGCAGCGACGACCGACGGGACGCTCTCGCTCTCGGTGGGCGACGAGGAACTCGTCTACGACGCCGAGGAGATTCGCGAACTGCGCGACGTGCTCGCCCGCGAGTTGGACTGA
- a CDS encoding transcription initiation factor IIB, translated as MTDSVRRYTGERTRQRDEEESEEEADETLRCPECGGQLASDTEHGETVCRDCGLVVEEDGIDRGPEWRAFDSKEKDQKSRVGAPTTNMMHDKGLSTNIGWQNKDAYGNSLSSRQREKMQRLRTWNERFRTRDSKERNLKQALGEIDRMASALGLPENVRETASVIYRRALGEDLLPGRSIEGVSTASLYAAARQAGTPRSLDEIASVSRVEKDEIARTYRYVVRELKLEIQPADPESYVPRFASALDLSDEAERRARKLLKNAKEQGVHSGKSPVGLAAAAVYAASLLTNEKVTQSEVSDVANISEVTIRNRYHELLEAEEQVHLP; from the coding sequence ATGACAGATAGTGTCCGACGGTACACGGGCGAGCGCACCCGACAGAGAGACGAAGAAGAGAGTGAAGAAGAGGCCGACGAGACGCTGCGCTGCCCGGAGTGCGGCGGGCAGTTAGCCAGCGACACCGAACACGGCGAGACGGTCTGTCGAGACTGCGGTCTCGTCGTCGAGGAGGACGGCATCGACCGCGGTCCCGAGTGGCGCGCGTTCGACTCCAAGGAGAAGGACCAGAAGTCCCGCGTCGGCGCGCCGACGACGAACATGATGCACGACAAGGGACTGTCGACGAACATCGGCTGGCAGAACAAAGACGCCTACGGCAACTCGCTGTCCTCACGCCAGCGCGAGAAGATGCAGCGACTGCGCACCTGGAACGAGCGGTTCCGCACCCGCGACTCGAAGGAGCGCAACCTGAAGCAGGCGCTCGGCGAGATCGACCGCATGGCGTCGGCGCTCGGGCTCCCCGAGAACGTCCGCGAGACCGCCTCGGTCATCTACCGCCGCGCGCTCGGCGAGGACCTGTTGCCCGGCCGCTCCATCGAGGGTGTCTCGACGGCCAGCCTCTACGCCGCCGCCCGGCAGGCGGGGACGCCGCGGAGCCTCGACGAGATCGCGAGCGTCTCCCGCGTCGAAAAGGACGAAATCGCGCGGACGTACCGCTACGTCGTCCGCGAGTTGAAACTCGAAATCCAGCCCGCAGACCCCGAGAGCTACGTCCCGCGGTTCGCCTCGGCGCTCGACCTCTCCGACGAGGCAGAACGCCGCGCACGGAAACTGCTGAAGAACGCCAAGGAACAGGGCGTCCACTCGGGCAAGTCGCCGGTCGGACTCGCCGCCGCCGCCGTCTACGCGGCGTCGCTTCTCACCAACGAGAAGGTGACCCAGAGCGAGGTGTCGGACGTCGCCAACATCAGCGAGGTCACCATCCGCAACCGCTACCACGAACTGCTCGAAGCCGAAGAGCAGGTTCACCTGCCGTAG
- a CDS encoding bacterio-opsin activator domain-containing protein, which translates to MNRNREDAGSFALRRESESDDAFGRAVLRASGDAVCRLDGDGRVLDANDELCRLVEREHSTLVGDSLASVVSDDDGRRVESSVEEAVTDPEFSTVTASVAVPTSDGPCRCTFHLSRFETADGSLNIAGVLRPDAAPDANETRLRRERDGLAVELDEMFERLSGGVLALDTELRFTYANEYTLRYLDVGRDELLGSHVWDVLDVEESSETAIHEALVTRSSTTFEEYYAPADVWVEGTVYPSDTGLSLYFRDVTERKRREHELRQYESIVETVSDGVYAVDGDDRFVFVNDAYAEMVGYSRERLLGSPVTLVYDDISERTLSRIENVRTNERERTTVETELRTADGRTIVAETKIESFQLADGDGRLGVCRNVTERKRRERRLERQRSQLSTLNDLNEVVNEIAHAVVESSTRDEIERRVCNRLAESSSYSFAWVGAVDAETEEVVPRTESGAAGYLDDVTITVDDSDTGAGPTARAIRTQEVAVVRDTANDPTYRPWNDRAREFGVEASAAIPIAYEGSLYGVLNVYTDRFAAFGERERRLVGRLGEIIAHAIAAIERKEALMSDDIVEVKFHINNLFAALDIEPADDVDIRFERTVPLGDDQFLEYGRASSNSVDTLHALVDQIPHFEAVNLFATEFDEVRFELGLSQPPVSSIAAEHGGRIREGRIQDGEYQLTVELPHSADVRAVVDAVQASYPELELIAQRHSKRRGVGEPSLSKTLWTTLTDRQRAALEAAYYSGFFEWPRESSGNDVAEALGVSSPTFHQHLRHAQRKLFEALLER; encoded by the coding sequence ATGAACCGAAACCGGGAGGACGCCGGGTCCTTTGCCCTCCGGCGGGAATCCGAGTCGGACGACGCCTTCGGTCGTGCGGTGCTCCGCGCGTCGGGCGACGCGGTCTGCCGTCTCGACGGCGACGGTCGGGTTCTCGACGCGAACGACGAACTCTGTCGACTCGTCGAACGGGAGCACTCGACGCTGGTCGGCGACTCGTTGGCTTCCGTCGTATCCGACGACGACGGCCGACGCGTCGAATCGAGCGTCGAGGAGGCGGTTACCGACCCCGAGTTCTCAACGGTGACGGCGTCCGTCGCCGTGCCGACGAGCGACGGGCCCTGTCGCTGTACCTTCCACCTCTCCCGGTTCGAGACTGCCGACGGCAGTCTCAACATCGCGGGCGTTCTTCGCCCCGACGCGGCGCCGGACGCGAACGAGACTCGACTCCGCCGCGAGCGGGACGGACTCGCAGTCGAACTCGACGAGATGTTCGAGCGACTCTCCGGCGGCGTGTTGGCGCTCGACACGGAACTGCGGTTCACCTACGCCAACGAGTACACGCTCCGGTATCTCGACGTCGGTCGGGACGAACTGCTCGGGTCGCACGTCTGGGACGTGCTCGACGTCGAGGAGTCGTCGGAGACGGCGATTCACGAGGCGCTCGTCACCCGGTCGTCGACGACGTTCGAGGAGTACTACGCTCCGGCGGACGTCTGGGTCGAGGGGACCGTCTACCCGTCAGATACCGGGCTCTCGCTGTACTTCCGGGACGTCACCGAGCGCAAGCGCCGCGAGCACGAACTCCGACAGTACGAGTCGATAGTCGAGACGGTGTCCGACGGTGTCTACGCCGTCGACGGCGACGACCGATTCGTCTTCGTCAACGACGCGTACGCCGAGATGGTGGGCTACTCGCGGGAGCGACTGCTCGGGTCGCCGGTGACGCTCGTCTACGACGACATCAGCGAACGGACGCTCTCTCGCATCGAGAACGTCCGCACGAACGAGCGCGAGCGGACGACCGTGGAGACGGAGCTCCGGACGGCGGACGGTCGGACTATCGTCGCGGAGACCAAGATCGAGTCGTTCCAACTGGCGGACGGCGACGGGCGACTCGGCGTCTGCCGCAACGTGACCGAGCGCAAGCGCCGCGAACGCCGTCTCGAACGCCAGCGCTCGCAACTGTCGACGCTGAACGACCTCAACGAGGTCGTCAACGAGATCGCACACGCCGTCGTCGAGTCGTCGACCCGCGACGAGATAGAGCGACGCGTCTGCAACCGACTCGCCGAGTCGAGTTCCTACTCGTTCGCGTGGGTCGGGGCGGTCGACGCCGAAACCGAGGAGGTCGTCCCCCGGACCGAGAGCGGCGCGGCGGGGTATCTCGACGACGTGACCATCACCGTCGACGACAGCGACACCGGGGCGGGGCCGACCGCTCGGGCGATTCGAACTCAGGAGGTCGCCGTCGTCCGAGACACCGCCAACGACCCGACGTACCGGCCGTGGAACGACCGCGCTCGCGAGTTCGGCGTCGAGGCGTCGGCGGCGATTCCCATCGCGTACGAGGGGTCGCTGTACGGCGTGTTGAACGTCTACACCGACCGATTCGCCGCCTTCGGCGAGCGCGAACGGCGCCTCGTCGGTCGACTCGGCGAGATAATCGCGCACGCCATCGCCGCGATAGAGCGCAAGGAGGCGCTCATGAGCGACGACATCGTCGAAGTCAAGTTCCACATCAACAACCTGTTCGCGGCGCTGGATATCGAACCGGCGGACGACGTGGATATCCGGTTCGAGCGCACGGTCCCGCTGGGTGACGACCAGTTCCTGGAGTACGGCCGCGCGAGTTCGAACTCCGTCGACACGCTTCACGCCCTCGTCGACCAGATTCCGCACTTCGAGGCCGTGAACCTCTTCGCCACGGAGTTCGACGAGGTTCGGTTCGAACTCGGGCTCTCGCAGCCACCGGTGTCGTCGATCGCCGCCGAACACGGCGGCCGCATCCGCGAGGGCCGAATACAGGACGGCGAGTACCAGTTGACGGTCGAACTGCCGCACAGCGCCGACGTTCGCGCCGTCGTCGACGCGGTTCAGGCGTCGTATCCGGAACTGGAACTCATCGCTCAGCGGCACAGCAAACGACGCGGCGTCGGCGAACCGTCGCTCTCGAAGACGCTCTGGACGACGCTCACCGACAGACAGCGCGCGGCGCTCGAAGCGGCGTACTACTCGGGCTTCTTCGAGTGGCCCCGCGAGAGTTCCGGCAACGACGTGGCGGAGGCGCTCGGCGTCTCGTCGCCGACGTTTCACCAGCACCTCCGCCACGCTCAACGGAAACTGTTCGAGGCGCTCCTCGAACGGTGA
- a CDS encoding asparagine synthase C-terminal domain-containing protein codes for MRGASPDRVAAALDSGDPLPGTAGFAGRLDIESSTLSRDGSFLVRDVLGRQPLFFSPAEPTAWSFDPTELDDPRRLPAGHVRQLRSEDGEDTESQQVWSLPEPPAFDDEAALDAVRDAVLGRVRAVDADDTAVAFSGGVDSALVAAGIPDAPCYVAGFEGSHDIEAARDAAEAMGRDLHVVEFTHDDLKRAVPEIVRATGRTNAMDVQIALPLYLVAERVAADGYDRLAVGQGADELFGGYAKVANAPDDHRVDAETVRGATREVVATLPDQLERDVLTLRAAGVEPAAPLLHDDVVAAALGLPGHLLTDGDERKISLRRAAAGVLPDDVAAADKKAVQYGSLAARELDRLARRAGFKRRMDDHVGQYVRSLVENR; via the coding sequence ATTCGCGGCGCGTCTCCCGACCGCGTCGCCGCCGCGCTCGATAGCGGTGACCCCCTACCGGGGACCGCCGGGTTCGCCGGGCGTCTCGACATCGAATCGTCTACTCTGTCCCGCGACGGCTCGTTTCTCGTCCGCGACGTACTCGGCCGACAGCCCCTCTTCTTCTCGCCGGCCGAGCCGACCGCGTGGAGCTTCGACCCGACCGAACTCGACGACCCGCGCCGACTGCCGGCGGGTCACGTCCGGCAGCTACGGTCCGAAGACGGGGAGGATACGGAGAGCCAGCAGGTGTGGAGCCTCCCCGAACCGCCGGCTTTCGACGACGAAGCGGCGCTCGACGCGGTTCGGGACGCGGTGCTGGGTCGCGTCCGCGCCGTCGACGCCGACGACACCGCCGTCGCCTTCTCCGGCGGCGTCGACTCCGCGCTCGTCGCCGCCGGAATCCCCGACGCGCCCTGCTACGTCGCCGGATTCGAGGGGTCGCACGATATCGAGGCCGCCCGCGACGCCGCCGAGGCGATGGGCCGCGACCTGCACGTGGTCGAGTTCACCCACGACGACCTGAAGCGGGCGGTCCCCGAAATCGTCCGCGCGACTGGCCGGACGAACGCGATGGACGTCCAGATCGCGCTTCCGCTGTACCTCGTGGCCGAACGGGTTGCTGCCGACGGCTACGACCGACTGGCCGTCGGACAGGGCGCGGACGAACTGTTCGGCGGCTACGCGAAGGTGGCGAACGCGCCCGACGACCACCGCGTCGACGCCGAGACGGTCCGCGGTGCGACGCGCGAAGTCGTCGCAACGCTGCCCGACCAACTGGAGCGCGACGTGCTGACGCTCCGCGCGGCGGGCGTCGAACCCGCCGCGCCGTTGTTACACGACGACGTCGTCGCCGCCGCGCTCGGCCTCCCCGGACACCTCCTGACCGACGGCGACGAGCGAAAGATTTCGCTTCGGCGCGCGGCGGCGGGCGTCCTCCCCGACGATGTGGCCGCCGCCGACAAGAAGGCCGTTCAGTACGGCAGTCTGGCGGCGCGCGAACTCGACCGACTGGCTCGCCGCGCGGGGTTCAAGCGGCGGATGGACGACCACGTCGGACAGTACGTCCGCTCGTTGGTCGAGAATCGATAG
- a CDS encoding DUF7344 domain-containing protein yields MSNQPSSHEHGDAGELSRALAALADPCRRRVVAVLSERRADIPMSTLVTLLLAVEDGFPPASAESARAATADADSLAIALHHVHLPKLSDVGFVEYDPGRRTVSPGRRIDEGSATDRWMLVEALDGRTTDAELRLFSTDAARATLAVFVDAAEVELDVSTVAERLAARIGGQREAHAIRLRHNLLPKLADAGVVDYDAARATVSCRSDSPLLDASFSPAPS; encoded by the coding sequence ATGAGCAACCAGCCGTCCAGCCACGAACACGGCGATGCGGGCGAACTATCGAGGGCGCTGGCCGCACTCGCGGACCCCTGCCGCCGCCGAGTCGTCGCGGTACTCTCCGAGCGCCGCGCCGACATCCCGATGTCGACGCTCGTGACGCTTCTGCTCGCCGTCGAGGACGGCTTTCCACCGGCGTCGGCCGAGTCGGCTCGAGCGGCGACTGCCGACGCGGACTCGCTCGCGATAGCGCTACACCACGTCCACCTTCCGAAGCTCTCTGACGTCGGCTTCGTCGAGTACGACCCCGGTCGGCGAACGGTCAGTCCCGGCCGCCGAATCGACGAAGGGAGCGCGACCGACCGCTGGATGCTCGTCGAGGCGCTCGACGGTCGAACGACCGACGCCGAACTTCGTCTGTTCTCTACCGACGCGGCGCGAGCGACGCTCGCGGTGTTCGTCGACGCCGCCGAGGTAGAGCTCGACGTCTCGACGGTCGCCGAGCGCCTCGCCGCTCGGATCGGCGGGCAGCGAGAGGCGCACGCGATTCGACTCCGCCACAATCTGCTCCCGAAACTCGCCGACGCGGGCGTCGTCGACTACGACGCGGCGCGCGCAACGGTGTCGTGTCGCTCCGACTCCCCGCTTCTCGACGCGTCGTTCTCGCCCGCGCCCTCGTAG
- a CDS encoding iron ABC transporter substrate-binding protein codes for MTRNDSRRLSRRRLLAAGTTAGIAGLAGCNGLLGGGSNGGEGNASGNGSQSIGQIGSGRSPFGDRSIDGGTSMSEMPDLSGELTIYSGRGEALVGELVGFIDDLYDDFQPEVRYAGSSELVNQIITEGDGSPADVFYSVNAGSLGTLAEEGLTVALPEDVLELVREEFRAPDGHWTGTSGRARTIPYNTDQWSESDIPNDIYAFPDTERFADQVGWAPTYGSFQAFITAMRVLESDERAREWLQGMQDLGVQEYSDEFLVCQAIADGEISVGFANHYYIQRVLAGRDDAPLSTAFTNGDAGSIFNVAGACTLDTAEDEQLASNFVRHLLSAEAQDYFARETFEYPLVSGVDPVGDLPRIDELNPPEGLDLTQLSDLEGTVELMRDVGVL; via the coding sequence ATGACGCGAAACGACTCCAGACGGCTCAGCCGTCGTCGTCTCCTCGCAGCAGGCACGACGGCAGGTATCGCAGGCCTCGCGGGGTGTAACGGACTCCTCGGGGGCGGAAGCAACGGCGGAGAGGGTAACGCGAGCGGAAACGGCTCGCAGAGCATCGGTCAGATCGGGTCGGGCCGCTCGCCGTTCGGCGACCGTTCCATCGACGGCGGCACCTCGATGTCGGAGATGCCGGACCTCTCGGGTGAACTCACCATCTACTCCGGTCGCGGCGAGGCGCTCGTCGGCGAGCTCGTCGGCTTCATCGACGATCTCTACGACGACTTCCAACCGGAAGTCCGATACGCGGGCTCGTCGGAGCTCGTCAACCAGATCATCACCGAGGGAGACGGGAGCCCCGCGGACGTGTTCTACTCGGTCAACGCCGGCTCGCTCGGCACGCTCGCAGAGGAGGGGCTGACGGTCGCGCTCCCCGAGGACGTGCTCGAACTCGTCCGTGAGGAGTTCCGCGCCCCCGACGGCCACTGGACCGGCACCTCCGGTCGCGCCCGGACGATCCCGTACAACACGGACCAGTGGTCCGAATCCGACATCCCGAACGACATCTACGCGTTCCCCGACACAGAGCGGTTCGCCGACCAGGTCGGCTGGGCGCCCACCTACGGGTCGTTTCAGGCGTTCATCACCGCGATGCGCGTGCTGGAGAGCGACGAGCGCGCCCGCGAGTGGTTACAGGGGATGCAGGACCTCGGCGTCCAGGAGTACAGCGACGAGTTCCTCGTCTGTCAGGCCATCGCCGACGGGGAGATCTCGGTCGGCTTCGCGAACCACTACTACATCCAGCGCGTCCTCGCGGGGCGCGACGACGCACCGCTCTCGACGGCGTTCACGAACGGCGACGCCGGGAGCATCTTCAACGTCGCCGGGGCGTGCACCCTCGACACCGCCGAGGACGAGCAGTTGGCGTCGAACTTCGTCCGCCACCTGCTGTCGGCGGAGGCGCAGGACTACTTCGCCCGCGAGACGTTCGAGTACCCGCTCGTCTCCGGCGTCGACCCCGTCGGCGACCTGCCGCGTATCGACGAGTTGAACCCGCCGGAGGGGTTAGACCTGACACAGCTGTCCGACCTCGAAGGCACCGTCGAACTGATGCGCGACGTCGGCGTGCTCTGA
- a CDS encoding PHP domain-containing protein: MLSVELHAHSALSYDGRDPVELLLEQAAAVGLDALAVTDHDELDASVEAAERADDYGLVGIVGMEITSSAGHVLAFDIDEQIPAGLSYDETLDRIRDQDGLAVVPHPFQKSRHGVAPHISREQLASADAVEVYNSRLLTGLANRKAETFALANDLPMTAGSDAHISEMIGQAVTEVGTNERRADAILDAIAEGRTGVVGTRTPWHISFRQAAGGAKRRMKHAVADFL; this comes from the coding sequence GTGCTATCGGTCGAACTGCACGCGCACTCCGCGCTGTCGTACGACGGCCGCGACCCCGTAGAGTTACTGCTCGAACAAGCCGCGGCCGTCGGCCTCGACGCGTTAGCGGTCACCGACCACGACGAGTTGGACGCTAGCGTCGAGGCGGCCGAACGCGCCGACGACTACGGCCTCGTCGGCATCGTCGGGATGGAGATAACGAGTTCCGCGGGTCACGTACTGGCCTTCGACATCGACGAGCAGATTCCCGCCGGCCTCTCCTACGACGAGACGCTCGACCGAATCCGAGACCAGGACGGTCTCGCCGTCGTCCCCCATCCGTTCCAGAAGTCCCGCCACGGCGTCGCCCCGCACATCAGCCGCGAGCAACTAGCGAGCGCCGACGCCGTCGAGGTGTACAACTCCCGACTGCTGACCGGCCTCGCCAACCGGAAAGCCGAGACGTTCGCGCTCGCCAACGACCTCCCGATGACCGCCGGCAGCGACGCCCACATCAGCGAGATGATCGGACAGGCGGTGACGGAGGTCGGGACGAACGAGCGCCGCGCCGACGCCATCCTCGACGCCATCGCCGAGGGCCGGACCGGCGTCGTCGGCACCCGCACGCCCTGGCACATCAGTTTCCGCCAGGCCGCCGGCGGCGCGAAGCGGCGGATGAAACACGCGGTGGCCGACTTCCTGTGA
- a CDS encoding NUDIX hydrolase, with product METTRHFTATVYIVNDGATALHEHKRLNLRLPPGGHVDRDELPHEAALREAREETGLAPTLLTDQRDIASETARTIPRPRHLLLADITIHGDEVGHQHIDHIYYATVERRAIDPGNGEPGADAWEWYDPENLRTSGLDPDVVELGLEAIECAARQG from the coding sequence ATGGAGACGACGCGGCACTTCACGGCGACGGTGTACATCGTCAACGACGGCGCGACGGCGCTGCACGAACACAAGCGCCTGAACCTCAGACTGCCGCCCGGCGGTCACGTCGATAGAGACGAACTCCCCCACGAAGCGGCGCTCAGGGAGGCCCGCGAGGAGACGGGACTCGCGCCGACGCTGCTCACCGACCAGCGCGACATCGCCTCCGAGACGGCGCGGACGATTCCGCGGCCGCGACACCTGCTGCTCGCAGATATCACTATCCACGGCGACGAGGTCGGCCACCAACACATCGACCACATCTACTACGCGACCGTCGAGCGACGTGCCATCGACCCCGGGAACGGTGAACCCGGGGCCGACGCGTGGGAGTGGTACGACCCCGAGAACCTCCGGACGAGCGGTCTCGACCCAGACGTGGTCGAACTCGGACTGGAAGCCATCGAGTGTGCGGCGAGGCAGGGCTGA
- a CDS encoding alpha-1 4-glucan-protein synthase produces MRTDTCVIVPTIREYECMRAYFENARDHGFDLDRLHVVLVTEDFCDTAAMRAMLDEEGVSGEVFDGSRRQEWFEARGLSQYAHLIPAASHAQTSFGLLYLWANEFEFGLFIDDDTLPHPDEDFFGRHFENLGYEGEMECVRSDERWVNVLYQSFDDHGLYPRGYPYAAMDETVETDTRYVDDVVASQGLWTNVPDLDAVRILMDGDLQGQAQTRTAAEDFGEDFVADRGQYLTVCSMNLAFRREVVPAFYQLPMDDNEWEVGRFDDIWSGVFLKRAADVLDKDVVNGRPLCEHNKAPRPTFDDLNNEVPGLELNEHLWEVVDGVGGDCETYADVFEAIADELAEGDWSEYNNGAFFTFVGERMREWLDCLRALDASGASEPAQQPIPSDD; encoded by the coding sequence ATGCGTACCGACACCTGCGTCATCGTCCCGACGATACGAGAGTACGAGTGTATGCGGGCGTACTTCGAGAACGCCCGCGACCACGGGTTCGACCTCGACCGATTACACGTCGTCCTCGTCACCGAGGACTTCTGTGATACGGCGGCGATGCGCGCGATGCTCGACGAGGAGGGCGTCTCCGGCGAGGTGTTCGACGGGAGTCGACGTCAGGAGTGGTTCGAGGCGCGCGGCCTCTCACAGTACGCGCACCTGATTCCGGCCGCCAGCCACGCGCAGACTTCGTTCGGCCTCCTCTACCTGTGGGCCAACGAGTTCGAGTTCGGCCTCTTCATCGACGACGACACGCTCCCGCACCCCGACGAGGACTTCTTCGGTCGCCACTTCGAGAACCTCGGCTACGAGGGCGAGATGGAGTGCGTCCGTTCGGACGAGCGGTGGGTGAACGTCCTCTACCAGAGCTTCGACGACCACGGCCTCTACCCCCGCGGCTACCCCTACGCGGCGATGGACGAGACGGTCGAGACCGACACCCGCTACGTCGACGACGTGGTCGCCTCGCAGGGACTGTGGACGAACGTCCCGGACCTCGACGCGGTGCGCATCCTGATGGACGGCGACCTCCAGGGACAGGCGCAGACCCGGACCGCCGCCGAGGACTTCGGCGAGGATTTCGTCGCCGACCGCGGCCAGTATCTGACGGTCTGCTCGATGAACCTCGCGTTCCGCCGCGAGGTCGTGCCGGCGTTCTACCAGCTGCCGATGGACGACAACGAGTGGGAGGTCGGCCGTTTCGACGACATCTGGTCGGGCGTCTTCCTCAAGCGCGCCGCCGACGTGCTCGACAAAGACGTCGTCAACGGGCGCCCGCTCTGCGAGCACAACAAGGCCCCGCGACCGACGTTCGACGACCTCAACAACGAGGTACCGGGACTCGAACTGAACGAACACCTCTGGGAAGTCGTCGACGGCGTCGGCGGCGACTGCGAGACGTACGCGGACGTCTTCGAGGCTATCGCAGACGAACTCGCCGAGGGAGACTGGAGCGAGTACAACAACGGCGCGTTCTTCACCTTCGTCGGCGAACGGATGCGCGAGTGGCTCGACTGCCTGCGAGCGCTCGACGCGTCCGGCGCGTCGGAGCCCGCCCAGCAGCCGATACCGAGCGACGATTGA